GGTTGAAGACGTTCACGAGGACCGGCAGAACGAGCGAGGCGTAACTGTCCAGCAGGCCGAGCTCCTTGACCAGCAGGAAGCTCGGGATCATGCCGGGCGGGAACAGGAACGTGAACAGGACCAGCAACAGAACGGGCCTGCCGCCGAAGACGCCGGGGCGGGAAAGGGCATAGGCGAGGGTGACCGTGCAGGCGAGGCTGAGCAGGGTGCCGATGACGGTGACGCCTGCGCTGACGCCGAGGGCGTGGGTGACGATGCCGCCGTCGAGGATGTCGCGGTAGGCGTCCAGCGAGGGTTCGGTCGGCCAGAGCACCCAGCCGCCGTTGGCCACGACCTCGTCGGTGGAGGCGAGTGAGGTCGAGACGATGACGAGGAACGGGACGCAGACCAGGAGGACGACCGCCACGAGGGCGAGGCCCTTGGCTGCCTGGGTCAGCGGCTTCGGCTTCTCCATCCAGCCGGGCCGTGCGGGGCTGCTCACTTGTAGACCCCCTGTTCGCCGAGGCGGTGGGCGACCTTGTTGGCGGCGTAGACGAGGAGGGCGCCGATGACGCCCTTGAACAGGCCCGCGGCGGCGGCGAATCCGTAGTCGCCGCCGACGATGCCCTGGTAGTAGACGAAGGTGTCGATGATCTCGGCGGCCTCCGGGCCGACCGCGTCGCGCTGGAGCAGCATCTGCTCGAAGCCGACGGAGAGGATCTCGCCGAGCCGCATGATCAGCAGCAGCACGATCACCGGGCGGATGGCGGGCAGCGTGACGTGCCAGAAGCGCCGCCAGGGTCCGGCGCCGTCGATCGCGGCGGCCTCGTACTGCTGTTCGTCGACCTGGGCGAGGGCGGCGAGGAAGATGATCGTGCCCCAGCCGGCGTCCTTCCAGACCACCTGGGCGACGACGAGCGGCTTGAAGGCGTCGGGGTTGCCGATGATGTCGACGGTGTGCAGGCCCATGCCGTCCAGGCCTGAGTTGAGCAGCCCGGTGTCGCCGAGGAGCTGCTGGAAGAGGGCGACGACGATCACCCACGAGATGAAGTGCGGGAGATACGCCACCGACTGCACGAACCGGCGGACGCTGCTCCAGGTGAGGCTGTGCAGGAGCAGGGCCAGGGCGAGCGGCACCGGGAAGAAGAAGACCAGCTGGAGGACGGAGATCCAGAGGGTGTTGAGGACGGAGTCCCAGAAGGCCGCGTCCTCGAACATCCGCTGGAAGTTGCCGACTCCGACCCAGGGGCTGCCCCAGATGCCGTCGAAGGGGACGTACTCCTTGAAGGCGATGACGTTGCCGACGAGGGCGCCGTAGTGGAAGAGCAGGAAGTAGGCGAGGCCGGGCAGCATGAGCAGGACCAGGGATCGTGAGCCCCTGTTCTGAAAACCTTTTCGCCGTCGGGGCGCACCGCCGGATCGACGGCGCGCCTCCTTCACCTCCTCGGTACCTGCACGTTCCCGTAGTACAGCGGCCACGGGTCCCCCTCACGTCTCGAAGTCGGAGCGAGAGGAAGTTAAAACGTTTTCATTGGTCGGTCAACAGCCCTGACAGAGAAAGGCTGTTGACCTTCGGGACCCCGGGATCAGTTCCTGGCGCGGCGGGCGAGGACGAACGCTCCTGCGCCGGCGACGAGCAGGGCGAGGGCTCCGCCCACGATGTACGGGGTGGTCGAGCTGCCGCCGGTCTCGGCCAACCCCGCTTCGGCGGGGGCGCCTTGGGGCTTCACGTCCTTCGCGGGAGTGGTCGCGGGGGCGGGTGCGGCCGGGGCCTCGCAGGTGGCTTTCGCCAGCGTCAGGGTTCCCTCTACCTCGGCCACGTTGAGCTTCAACGGGTTGATGGAGACGGTGAGTTCGAGGGCGGTCGCGGCTGCCGTGTCCGTGGTGGTCTCGGCTTTGGAGAGGTCGAGACGGACCTCGCCGACGCCGGGCACCTCGACGTCGGTCGGGCCGCCGGCGGTGAGCGTGACCTTCTTGCCGAGGACGGTGACCGAGCCCAGCAGGTTGGAGGTGGCGGTCGGGGCCTTGCCGGCCTCGCACGTCGCCTTGGAGGTGACCGTGCCGAGCTCGATGAGCGAGAGCAGGGGCAGGCCGGGGACATGGAGCTTGGCGTGGGCGAGGGTGGTGGAGGCCTCGGCCCTGGTGTCGGTCACGTCCGCCTTCGCCGACGCCACCTGCGCGTCGAGCACACTGAAGGCCTTTCCGCCGTCGACGCCGTCCAACCGGGCGCTCAACGCGGTCTTCTCGGCGCTCTGCGGCGCCCGCACTTCGTTGAGGGAGACCGCGAGCGGGACGTTCACGGTCTTGTTGAGCAGGGACACGTCGAGCCCGGTGCGCAGGACGACGGCGCTCGCGCGCCCTTCGTCACCGGTCGCGTGCGCGGAGCCGGCGCCGGCCAGGACCGCGGGACCTGCGGCCAGGGCCGTGGCCGTCGCGACGGTCGCGAGACGGCGTGCGGGCATGCGGAAATTCTTGCCGTTCAAGGTGGGGACCCCTCAGAGGAGACTTGCTCGGGACCCGGCAAGAATTACGCACTCAGAGTGAACAGTCAGCACTCCGGCGGGACTTCACCCCAACGTGGTGTTTCCGTGAACCTTTTCGAATCGTGCGGCACGGGTGTTCCTCGAAGTCACCCCTGGGTCCCCATGTGTGCGAACGCTCCCGTTGACGCGCCGGTTCGAGAGCCGGGGTGCACAACGACGTGGGGCGATTTTCGGTCACGCTCCGTCAACGACGCGCCCGTTCAGCACGACCCGTCGCGGCGCCGCCAGTACACGTACATCGGCCCGTGGGTCCTCGTCGTACACCACGAGGTCGGCCGTGGCGCCCTCCTCCAGGCCGGGG
Above is a window of Streptomyces sp. NBC_00490 DNA encoding:
- a CDS encoding SCO1860 family LAETG-anchored protein codes for the protein MNGKNFRMPARRLATVATATALAAGPAVLAGAGSAHATGDEGRASAVVLRTGLDVSLLNKTVNVPLAVSLNEVRAPQSAEKTALSARLDGVDGGKAFSVLDAQVASAKADVTDTRAEASTTLAHAKLHVPGLPLLSLIELGTVTSKATCEAGKAPTATSNLLGSVTVLGKKVTLTAGGPTDVEVPGVGEVRLDLSKAETTTDTAAATALELTVSINPLKLNVAEVEGTLTLAKATCEAPAAPAPATTPAKDVKPQGAPAEAGLAETGGSSTTPYIVGGALALLVAGAGAFVLARRARN
- a CDS encoding carbohydrate ABC transporter permease; this encodes MSSPARPGWMEKPKPLTQAAKGLALVAVVLLVCVPFLVIVSTSLASTDEVVANGGWVLWPTEPSLDAYRDILDGGIVTHALGVSAGVTVIGTLLSLACTVTLAYALSRPGVFGGRPVLLLVLFTFLFPPGMIPSFLLVKELGLLDSYASLVLPVLVNVFNLVVLRGFFQGIPEELYEAARLDGAGDWRVLFSVVLPLSKAALAVVGLFYAVAYWNSWFYASLYLESDHWPLQQVLRTYVVAGSGLTDATTGEGTVTAPQTVQMAVLVIATVPILLVYPFLQKYFTKGVLTGAIKS
- a CDS encoding ABC transporter permease; this encodes MLPGLAYFLLFHYGALVGNVIAFKEYVPFDGIWGSPWVGVGNFQRMFEDAAFWDSVLNTLWISVLQLVFFFPVPLALALLLHSLTWSSVRRFVQSVAYLPHFISWVIVVALFQQLLGDTGLLNSGLDGMGLHTVDIIGNPDAFKPLVVAQVVWKDAGWGTIIFLAALAQVDEQQYEAAAIDGAGPWRRFWHVTLPAIRPVIVLLLIMRLGEILSVGFEQMLLQRDAVGPEAAEIIDTFVYYQGIVGGDYGFAAAAGLFKGVIGALLVYAANKVAHRLGEQGVYK